The following proteins come from a genomic window of Paenibacillus swuensis:
- a CDS encoding restriction endonuclease subunit S — protein sequence MNREESFRQMLAAAAKFQWNIALILEAKALEAEKSRNWIVNHLSGEVFADHSDQLKQSMNIHEQMIEVIEGLTKLENGLTKNLKVVLDQDGDSEGGGGSGFPEGLFDLEDSD from the coding sequence ATGAATCGGGAGGAATCGTTTCGTCAGATGTTAGCGGCGGCCGCCAAATTTCAATGGAATATTGCGCTCATTCTGGAAGCGAAAGCATTAGAGGCGGAGAAATCGCGGAACTGGATTGTCAATCATCTGTCAGGCGAGGTCTTTGCGGATCATAGTGATCAATTAAAGCAAAGCATGAACATTCATGAACAGATGATTGAAGTCATTGAAGGGTTGACCAAGCTTGAAAACGGGCTGACCAAAAATCTTAAAGTTGTGCTGGATCAAGACGGTGATTCGGAAGGCGGCGGCGGTTCCGGCTTCCCGGAAGGGTTGTTTGATCTGGAGGACAGTGACTGA
- a CDS encoding nucleoside-diphosphate sugar epimerase yields MQQQVTEIIAHLAKSHNEMARIIEAKRMVAVRMAQIVDTLPNSYPNVEGIDELIEHSGTITKSVVSYLNSLADFQESLAETMGVVMKEVKEKEEE; encoded by the coding sequence GTGCAACAACAAGTGACGGAAATTATAGCGCATCTGGCCAAATCCCATAATGAGATGGCAAGGATTATAGAGGCTAAGCGGATGGTAGCCGTGCGAATGGCACAAATCGTAGATACGCTGCCGAATTCATATCCGAACGTGGAAGGCATAGATGAGCTTATTGAACACTCGGGTACCATTACTAAAAGTGTCGTGTCTTACCTGAATTCCTTGGCGGACTTTCAAGAGTCGCTCGCGGAAACAATGGGTGTGGTCATGAAGGAAGTCAAGGAGAAGGAAGAAGAATAA